Proteins encoded together in one Amphritea japonica ATCC BAA-1530 window:
- a CDS encoding c-type cytochrome: MIYRRVLPVFVCCILSIWNSGILAEEQALGLLSKPLSRPLSEVQTTISVQAGKAHYAMCLGCHSPGYNRTGPMHCGVFGRQAGSQEGYQYSEALKASSLRWNRQALDLFLEAPTKMVPGTSMTFAGIPDASVRTQLIDYLVTLAPEHKDCE; the protein is encoded by the coding sequence ATGATATATCGCCGTGTGCTGCCGGTATTTGTATGTTGTATATTGAGTATATGGAATAGCGGCATACTCGCGGAAGAGCAGGCACTGGGCCTGCTTTCAAAGCCTCTTTCCAGGCCGCTTTCAGAGGTGCAGACAACCATATCAGTACAGGCTGGAAAGGCTCACTATGCAATGTGTTTGGGTTGCCATTCTCCCGGTTACAACCGCACCGGCCCTATGCACTGTGGTGTGTTCGGTCGGCAGGCCGGTAGTCAGGAAGGTTACCAGTACAGTGAGGCCTTAAAAGCATCATCTCTACGTTGGAATCGGCAAGCTCTCGACCTGTTTCTTGAGGCACCAACTAAAATGGTGCCTGGAACCTCGATGACTTTCGCGGGCATCCCTGATGCCAGTGTCAGAACGCAGTTGATTGACTATCTGGTCACATTGGCGCCAGAGCATAAAGATTGTGAATGA
- a CDS encoding RNA polymerase sigma factor, with product MDYSIQALASNRLHAEYFSESDLELITRVRSGNSAAFEPIMRRYNQRLFRLSRSLCKNDSDAMDILQDSYVVAYEKLAQFSGPDGFVGWLSRIVRNEALMRIRRNKLVDICSIQDHEPLSLNKEGPSEILAQGQLTTIIEQAIDQLPDGYASVFVMRGVQQLTTQETAISLDLEIDVVKKRYSRAKKKLRQQLELHIQAAGLDVFEFAGEHCDAVVSNVLARINQR from the coding sequence ATGGATTATTCAATACAGGCATTAGCATCGAATAGGCTACATGCAGAATATTTCTCCGAGTCGGATTTAGAATTAATAACTCGTGTCCGGTCGGGTAATTCAGCGGCCTTTGAGCCAATAATGAGGCGCTATAACCAAAGACTGTTTCGTTTGTCGCGTAGCCTGTGTAAAAACGACTCCGATGCGATGGATATTCTTCAGGACAGCTATGTTGTTGCCTATGAAAAACTAGCGCAGTTTTCCGGGCCCGATGGGTTTGTGGGCTGGTTGTCTCGTATCGTACGCAACGAGGCGCTTATGCGAATACGTAGAAATAAACTTGTCGATATCTGTTCCATTCAGGATCATGAACCACTCTCTTTAAATAAAGAGGGGCCTTCTGAGATTTTGGCGCAAGGGCAATTGACGACAATAATTGAGCAAGCTATTGATCAGTTACCTGATGGTTATGCCAGTGTGTTTGTGATGCGGGGTGTACAGCAATTAACAACGCAGGAAACAGCGATCTCGCTTGATCTGGAAATTGATGTCGTTAAAAAACGATATTCCAGAGCGAAAAAGAAGCTTCGCCAACAGTTAGAACTACATATTCAAGCAGCAGGCCTTGATGTGTTTGAGTTTGCGGGTGAGCATTGTGATGCAGTTGTCAGCAACGTCTTAGCACGGATCAATCAACGGTAA
- a CDS encoding papain-like cysteine protease family protein yields MEKMKLKGLMRILAMSFIMAHSAISNADIYQLQQNLFVAGIQSGEFDYFASPNKNGRQRQANWCWAASIQMVLNYHGLYVSQEQVVQKIYGGQIDQPANSNQILNALTGWAPDNRGRSSSIYAKPYTSSGRELVQALANKWPLIVGLRNPNGGIGHAVVLTAVYYSVDQFNNPILNGVVLRDPWPGSPSRQKLSWNEFQSRLMFMTQVYVERL; encoded by the coding sequence ATGGAAAAAATGAAATTGAAAGGACTAATGCGTATCTTAGCTATGAGCTTTATTATGGCTCACAGCGCTATATCTAATGCAGATATTTATCAGCTTCAGCAAAATCTATTTGTTGCTGGAATTCAGTCGGGTGAGTTTGACTATTTTGCATCACCAAATAAAAATGGGAGGCAGCGGCAGGCTAATTGGTGTTGGGCAGCCTCTATTCAAATGGTTCTTAATTACCATGGGCTCTATGTTTCTCAAGAGCAAGTAGTCCAAAAAATCTATGGCGGTCAAATCGACCAGCCTGCAAACTCCAATCAAATTCTGAACGCATTAACAGGATGGGCTCCCGATAATAGAGGCCGTAGCTCCTCTATTTATGCAAAACCATATACATCTTCAGGTAGAGAGCTTGTGCAAGCATTGGCAAATAAGTGGCCTTTAATAGTTGGTCTTCGAAATCCTAATGGAGGTATTGGTCACGCTGTAGTTCTTACAGCCGTTTATTACTCAGTAGACCAATTTAATAATCCGATCTTAAACGGAGTTGTTTTACGTGATCCGTGGCCTGGTAGTCCATCAAGGCAGAAACTCTCCTGGAACGAGTTTCAGTCAAGGTTAATGTTCATGACACAAGTTTATGTTGAAAGGCTTTAG
- a CDS encoding response regulator transcription factor, producing the protein MSRYNGTVFIVDDDDDFRDSMQWLLESDDLPVESFSSARDFLSNYKGDKGCMLLDVRMPEINGLALQQIMLEREINLPIIVLSGHGDIPMAVTAMKNGAIDFLEKPFDDEVLIPLVQNALKKADVMFADQQQQEQIIKRYEDLSRREREVMTLVVSGKSNREIAEELGISPKTVEVHRSRVMSKMHAESLPDLVNQAAQLEN; encoded by the coding sequence ATGAGTAGATACAACGGTACCGTTTTCATTGTTGATGACGATGATGACTTTCGAGATTCCATGCAGTGGTTGTTGGAAAGTGATGACCTGCCCGTCGAGAGTTTCTCCTCTGCCCGGGATTTCCTGAGCAATTATAAGGGCGACAAAGGCTGTATGTTACTGGATGTACGGATGCCTGAAATAAACGGACTCGCGTTGCAACAGATTATGCTGGAACGAGAGATCAACCTACCCATCATCGTGCTCAGTGGCCACGGGGATATTCCTATGGCCGTCACCGCGATGAAAAACGGTGCCATCGATTTCCTCGAAAAGCCCTTTGATGATGAAGTCCTGATCCCGCTGGTACAGAACGCGTTGAAAAAAGCCGATGTGATGTTTGCCGATCAGCAACAGCAAGAGCAGATAATCAAACGCTACGAAGACTTAAGCCGTCGAGAACGGGAAGTCATGACCCTGGTAGTATCAGGAAAATCCAATCGTGAAATTGCTGAAGAGCTGGGCATCAGTCCGAAAACCGTTGAGGTTCACCGCTCCAGAGTAATGAGTAAAATGCACGCAGAAAGCCTGCCAGATCTGGTCAATCAGGCCGCTCAGTTAGAAAACTGA
- a CDS encoding ATP-binding protein, translating to MSIEQDLKAISDMDEGERSRFLVEQSTDMISRHTPTTEWTFLDVSPAVERMLGYTVDEMIGTAGYDLFHPEDADNLIKRSDSVRYRKGMYTNVYRYKHKNGHYIWLETTSRTLRDTEGKPIEVVCVSRDVTEQTLAQQATRRLARVVEASSDMIMFCNHKTMQLTYMNEATYITLGTEKENPVVFYLEQMFEPKTFASLVQDALNHAASHGTWYGSIQMQLPSGRDRTAEIREVIAHRNLNDDMQVEYYSIIGRDITLRRKAEDEMKRNQLEMAHIARLLSVGEMASGLAHEINQPLAAILNYCRGSMRRIEEGRISSVDEIGKSMELITRQAKRAAEIVKRMRSFVKKTEYQRMEFSLNESCREIAEFLKQEALDHNTSFEFELEGGEQLIVADKIQIEQVLVNLIRNAIEAYNDCEKNHRPVIISTRKAKDYVYISVADHADGISAEVLAKLFEPFFTSKSTGLGMGLSISRTIIEAHGGQLWAESDDQTGTQFHIKIPAKG from the coding sequence CGAGTGGACCTTTCTCGATGTCAGCCCGGCGGTTGAACGGATGCTCGGCTATACCGTCGATGAAATGATCGGTACAGCAGGCTACGACCTGTTTCATCCGGAAGATGCCGACAACCTGATAAAACGTTCTGACTCAGTACGTTACCGTAAAGGGATGTACACCAATGTTTACCGTTATAAACACAAAAACGGTCACTATATCTGGCTCGAAACCACCAGCCGTACCTTAAGAGATACCGAAGGCAAACCCATTGAAGTGGTTTGTGTCTCTCGTGATGTGACCGAGCAAACGCTGGCACAGCAGGCCACTCGCCGTCTGGCCCGAGTGGTTGAAGCGTCTTCCGACATGATTATGTTCTGTAACCATAAAACGATGCAGCTCACCTATATGAACGAGGCAACCTACATCACGCTGGGCACAGAAAAAGAGAACCCTGTCGTGTTCTATCTGGAGCAAATGTTCGAACCCAAAACATTCGCATCTCTGGTACAGGATGCGCTGAATCACGCAGCCTCTCATGGCACCTGGTATGGCAGCATTCAGATGCAACTGCCCTCCGGGAGAGACCGCACAGCAGAGATACGGGAAGTTATTGCTCATCGGAATCTAAACGATGATATGCAAGTAGAGTATTACTCTATTATCGGCCGGGATATCACCCTCCGCCGGAAAGCTGAAGACGAAATGAAACGTAACCAGCTGGAAATGGCCCACATTGCCCGGCTACTCTCGGTGGGTGAAATGGCATCAGGACTGGCCCATGAGATAAATCAGCCACTGGCTGCCATTCTCAATTACTGCCGCGGCTCGATGCGACGTATTGAAGAAGGACGTATATCCTCGGTCGACGAGATAGGTAAGTCGATGGAGCTGATTACCCGACAGGCCAAACGGGCTGCAGAAATTGTTAAACGGATGCGTAGTTTCGTTAAGAAAACAGAATACCAGCGCATGGAATTCTCCCTCAACGAGAGTTGCAGGGAGATTGCCGAATTCCTCAAGCAGGAAGCATTGGACCACAACACCTCATTCGAATTTGAGCTGGAAGGCGGCGAACAGTTAATCGTGGCCGATAAAATTCAGATCGAGCAGGTACTGGTCAATCTGATCCGTAACGCGATAGAAGCCTATAACGACTGTGAAAAAAATCATCGACCCGTTATCATCAGCACTCGCAAAGCAAAAGATTATGTCTATATCTCAGTGGCAGATCATGCCGATGGCATCAGCGCTGAGGTATTAGCGAAACTGTTTGAACCCTTCTTTACGTCCAAATCCACAGGGCTTGGCATGGGGCTATCAATCTCCCGCACCATTATCGAGGCCCATGGTGGGCAATTATGGGCAGAAAGTGATGATCAAACAGGCACCCAGTTTCATATAAAGATTCCTGCAAAGGGATAG